The Methanosarcina barkeri MS DNA window TGTTTAACAGGAAAACTTTATCTTTTACTTATTCGATTATTAAGGAAAAACTCTGGGGGAAACGGAAGTTTAGTTCCTGAGCTAACGGAAATCTAGTTCCTGAGCTAACGGAAGTCTAATCCTGAGCTAAAATAAATTCAATTCCTAAGCTTTATGAATAGGTAATGAGGTACAGATATACATGATTAAAGTAGTGACCCCATCCAGACTCCATCTTACCCTGATAGACCTCAATGCAGAGATAGGCAGGGTCGATGGGGGAGCGGGAATCACCCTGGAATATCCCGGCCTGGAAATTTCTGCGAGTAAAGCTGATAATATAGAGATCATCGGTAATTCTCTTCTAGCAGGCAAAATGCAAAAAGCTGTACAGGCCCTTCTTCCAACAGGAGAAGGAATAAAGCTGCATATTAAAGATAGTCTTCCTGATCATGTAGGACTCGGTTCCGGAACCCAGGCCTCACTGTCGGCAGCAGTAGCCGTAAACAGAACTTATGGACTGGGAAAAAGCGTTAGAGAACTTGCAGTCGCGGTCGGCAGGGGCGGCACATCCGGGATAGGGGTTGCTGCTTTTGAAAATGGTGGTTTTATCTTGGATGGGGGGCATAAGTTCAAGGATAAAGGTGCATTTTCTCCTTCTTCAGCCAGCCACGTACCTCCTGGTCCTGTCCTTTTCAGAAGAAACTTTCCTGACTGGTCTATTGTCCTTGCAATTCCTGAAGGTAAAGGGGCGCACGATGCGGAAGAAGTGGATATTTTCAAGAGGTATTGTCCAATTCCTCTCGCCGAAGTTCAGGAAATTTCCCATGTGATCCTCATGCAGATGCTTCCTGCACTTGTCGAGGAAGACTTGGAAACTTTCGGAAAAGCGATTAACCACATCCAAACTGTAGGTTTCAAGAAAAGGGAAGTCGGACTTCAGTCACAGACTGTCCTGGATATCATGAATTACATGCGTGACAACGGCGCGAGTGGCTCGGGCATCAGTTCTTTTGGGCCGGTAGTTTACGGAATTGTCGGAAGCGTCGAGGAAGGTAAAAGACTCCAGCAAGAAACCCAGCGCATGCTTGACGAGTCCCTTGGTGGGAGAGTCCTGCTCACAAAGGGAAGGAATCGGGGTGCTGACATCTCTGGAGGGCCAGATTGAAAATCAATACCTGGTTTGGAACTCTTGAAATCGACAGCACAGGAGAAATTCTGGAATCTCTATTTCTTTCAAAAGACATCCGGGAGCTTGCTCTCCATTCTCTTTCTTTGAGGGACAGCAAGTCGGATCTCCCTCCTGAAGGCTTTGACCTCAAAAATGCAGCTATAAAATCCGGGTTTGTAAACTCCCCTGCCGCGTATTACTCCCTTTTACACGAAGTTACTCTGGAGGCTGCAAAACTTCAGGTCTCAGGTGCTCTTACTCCTGACCAGCGAATTATTCAGGCTGTAGAGGCCCTGGATGATATAAATGAAACGACAAATGCTCTGTCGGAGAGGCTTTCTGAATGGTATGGTGGCTATTTCCCGGAAAGCGGGTTAGGCGGAGAAGATCTTGCACTTTTTATTGTAAAATACGGTTCCCGTGAAAATGTCGGTTCTGAAGACCCTCTTTATTCAAAAGCCAGAAATTCAATGGGTGCAAAACTTGAACCTGCAGATGAAATACTCCTTATAGGTTTTGCAGAAAACGTGTGCAGTCTCTATGAACGGCGTCGACAGATTGAGGCTTATATTGAGAACAGTATGGAACTGGTTGCACCTAACCTGAAACTTATTGCAGGCCCAATGCTTGGGGCAAGGTTAATAAGTCTTGC harbors:
- a CDS encoding NOP5/NOP56 family protein produces the protein MKINTWFGTLEIDSTGEILESLFLSKDIRELALHSLSLRDSKSDLPPEGFDLKNAAIKSGFVNSPAAYYSLLHEVTLEAAKLQVSGALTPDQRIIQAVEALDDINETTNALSERLSEWYGGYFPESGLGGEDLALFIVKYGSRENVGSEDPLYSKARNSMGAKLEPADEILLIGFAENVCSLYERRRQIEAYIENSMELVAPNLKLIAGPMLGARLISLAGSLKKLAEFPSSTIQVIGASKALFKHLRARAPSPKHGIIYSHPLINTAPWWVRGKVARAVASKLSLAARIDFYSGEIEPSIMEKLEAKVLQIRTLNPRPPQKRQESGAKPKKRRRK
- a CDS encoding beta-ribofuranosylaminobenzene 5'-phosphate synthase; protein product: MIKVVTPSRLHLTLIDLNAEIGRVDGGAGITLEYPGLEISASKADNIEIIGNSLLAGKMQKAVQALLPTGEGIKLHIKDSLPDHVGLGSGTQASLSAAVAVNRTYGLGKSVRELAVAVGRGGTSGIGVAAFENGGFILDGGHKFKDKGAFSPSSASHVPPGPVLFRRNFPDWSIVLAIPEGKGAHDAEEVDIFKRYCPIPLAEVQEISHVILMQMLPALVEEDLETFGKAINHIQTVGFKKREVGLQSQTVLDIMNYMRDNGASGSGISSFGPVVYGIVGSVEEGKRLQQETQRMLDESLGGRVLLTKGRNRGADISGGPD